Proteins co-encoded in one Hymenobacter swuensis DY53 genomic window:
- a CDS encoding DUF5996 family protein, protein MPASATFWPALPLAAWADTLATLHMYSQVVGKIRMASTPLVNHFWNVPLYVSARGLTTSAMPYEGRSFQIDFDFLDHQLIIRCSDGAEQRLALQPRSVAAFYHEVQRMLAELGIQVNIWPVPVEIENPIPFAEDEQHASYDPEAAQRFWRALTLITPVLEQFRAGFIGKCSPVHFFWGSFDLAVTRFSGRLAAPRPGADGITREAYSHEVISHGFWPGGNGQEAAFYAYTAPAPAGFAEAPVQPGTAFYSQELGEFLLPYEAVRAAPDPAAVLREFLESTYAAGANLAGWDRPSLER, encoded by the coding sequence ATGCCTGCTTCCGCTACTTTCTGGCCCGCCCTGCCCCTGGCCGCCTGGGCCGATACCCTCGCCACGCTGCACATGTACTCGCAAGTGGTGGGCAAAATTCGAATGGCCAGCACCCCGCTCGTCAACCACTTCTGGAACGTGCCGCTCTATGTTTCGGCCCGGGGCCTCACCACCTCGGCTATGCCCTACGAAGGCCGCAGCTTCCAGATTGACTTCGACTTCCTCGACCACCAGCTCATCATCCGGTGCAGCGACGGGGCCGAGCAGCGCCTGGCTCTGCAGCCCCGCTCCGTGGCCGCCTTCTACCACGAAGTGCAGCGGATGCTGGCCGAGTTGGGCATCCAAGTAAACATCTGGCCGGTGCCAGTGGAAATCGAAAACCCGATTCCGTTTGCTGAGGACGAGCAACACGCCAGCTACGACCCCGAGGCGGCCCAGCGGTTCTGGCGCGCCCTCACCCTCATTACGCCCGTGCTGGAGCAGTTCCGGGCCGGGTTCATCGGCAAATGCAGCCCGGTGCATTTCTTCTGGGGCTCGTTTGACCTGGCCGTGACGCGCTTTTCCGGCCGCTTGGCCGCGCCGCGCCCCGGTGCCGATGGCATCACCCGCGAAGCCTACTCTCACGAGGTCATTAGCCACGGCTTCTGGCCCGGCGGCAACGGGCAGGAGGCCGCTTTCTACGCCTACACCGCGCCCGCCCCGGCTGGGTTTGCTGAGGCTCCGGTGCAACCCGGCACTGCTTTCTACAGCCAGGAATTAGGTGAGTTTCTGCTGCCCTACGAAGCTGTGCGCGCTGCTCCTGATCCTGCTGCCGTACTGCGCGAGTTTCTGGAAAGCACTTACGCGGCGGGCGCCAATCTGGCCGGCTGGGACCGGCCGTCCCTGGAACGTTAG
- a CDS encoding NAD(P)-dependent alcohol dehydrogenase — MNAIYFEEYGSADVLRYGEQPKPTPKADQILVRVRASSINPIDWKVRQGDMKLITGQKFPKIPGRDVAGEVVAVGANITRFKIGDRVYGMPNDGVGGGNAECALLAETVAAFIPANLTFEEAGAVPLAALTAFQALYQHGQLLSGDRVLINGASGGVGTFAVQIAKALGAGEVTGVCGPDNAELVRSLGADRVLDHHEHDFTKDLSHYDLIFDAVGKSSYTACQHALRRNGRYVTTTPEPAAIITDKLATAFSTKSSHVFFAKERGADLALISAWLQAGTVRVIIDRTFPLQETAEAHRYSETGRAAGKIVLTV, encoded by the coding sequence ATGAACGCCATCTATTTCGAAGAATACGGCTCTGCCGACGTGCTGCGCTACGGCGAACAGCCCAAGCCCACGCCCAAAGCCGACCAGATTCTGGTGCGTGTGCGGGCCAGCAGCATCAACCCAATCGACTGGAAAGTGCGCCAGGGCGATATGAAGCTGATAACGGGGCAAAAATTCCCTAAGATTCCAGGCCGCGACGTGGCCGGCGAGGTAGTGGCCGTAGGAGCTAATATAACCCGCTTCAAAATAGGTGACCGGGTATACGGCATGCCCAACGACGGCGTAGGGGGCGGCAACGCGGAATGTGCCTTGCTGGCTGAAACGGTGGCTGCTTTCATTCCTGCCAACCTCACCTTTGAGGAAGCCGGAGCCGTGCCACTGGCCGCCCTCACGGCATTTCAGGCCCTGTACCAACATGGCCAGCTACTATCTGGCGACCGGGTGCTGATTAACGGAGCTTCGGGAGGCGTAGGAACGTTTGCGGTGCAGATAGCCAAAGCATTGGGTGCCGGTGAAGTGACCGGCGTGTGCGGCCCCGATAATGCTGAACTGGTGCGTAGTCTGGGGGCCGACCGAGTACTGGACCACCACGAGCACGACTTCACCAAAGACCTAAGCCACTACGACCTGATTTTTGATGCCGTGGGCAAAAGCAGTTACACCGCCTGCCAGCACGCATTGCGCCGCAATGGCCGCTACGTGACCACCACGCCCGAGCCCGCCGCCATCATCACGGATAAACTGGCCACGGCCTTTTCCACGAAATCGTCGCACGTATTTTTCGCCAAAGAGCGGGGCGCTGATCTGGCCCTGATATCGGCTTGGCTGCAAGCGGGTACTGTGCGGGTAATTATTGATAGAACGTTTCCCTTGCAGGAAACCGCCGAGGCCCACCGCTACAGTGAAACCGGACGCGCCGCCGGCAAAATTGTGCTGACGGTGTGA
- a CDS encoding efflux RND transporter permease subunit, protein MNKFIQGIIAFSLKNRGFVFLMTFVVIVAGVMSYRNTPIEAFPDVTNTEITIITQWPGRSAEEIEKFVTAPIEIALNPVQKKTSIRSTTLFGLSVVKVIFDDGVDDAFARVQVNNLLSQADLPEGADPDVQPPYGPTGEIFRYTLKSKDKTTRELKTLQDWVVERNLKAVPGVADVNSFGGEVKDYEISVNPGKLQDLGLTPLDLYNAIQRSNINVGGDVINEGQQNYVVRGIGLLNNIGDINNTVIKNVNGAPILVKDVAIVHESALPRLGRVGRGLNDDVLEGIVVMRKGENPSEVIARLKDKVADLNDKILPADVKIKTFYDRQQLIDFSTETVIHNLLEGIVLVTVIVFVFMADWRTTVVVSVIIPLALLFAFICLRLKGMSANLLSMGAIDFGIIIDGAVVMVEGLFVALDHKAHKMGMERFNKVAKLGLIKKTGRDMGKAIFFSKAIIITALLPIFSFEKVEGKVFSPLAWTLGFALLGALIFTLTLVPVLTSILLKKNVVEKDNFFVRGINRGAQRFFSFTYARKTASLLVATVAVVLGMGAFHFLGSEFLPELNEGSIYVRAQLPLSISLDESNKLCNEMRRVFLSFPEVGDVVSQTGRPNDGTDPTGFYNNEFLVQLKHTPAVEAEMKHKDKREALIEHMKEKLNRFPGVDFNFSQPITDNVEEAASGVKGSIAVKIYGTDLKLMEEKARQVYGILKKVKGIDDLGVLRNIGQPELHVDLDEQRMAQYGVSKADANAVLEMAVGGKQASQMYEGERKFLIRVRYQEQFRQTPEEIAALMVPTQNGTTIPLSEIATIGDVNGPSLIYRDDNQRFAAVKFSIRGRDMGSTIEEAQKKVNAVVSLPKGYSMKWTGDFENQRRATQRLTQVVPVSLALIFFILFILFGNLKDAGLVLLNVPFAIIGGIAALLITHTNFSISAGIGFIALFGICIQNGVILISVFKQNMVRKLSLDTSIHEGVTSRVRPVVMTALMATIGLMPAAMSTGIGSETSKPLAIVVIGGLITGTILTLFIFPLIFERAYCAQHTHYGDDPQLHPERQQAVLAH, encoded by the coding sequence ATGAACAAATTCATCCAAGGCATTATTGCCTTTTCGCTCAAAAACCGGGGTTTCGTGTTCCTGATGACGTTTGTCGTCATTGTGGCCGGGGTGATGAGCTACCGGAACACGCCGATTGAAGCCTTTCCGGACGTCACGAACACCGAAATTACCATCATCACGCAATGGCCCGGTCGCTCGGCCGAGGAGATTGAGAAGTTCGTGACGGCGCCCATCGAAATTGCGCTGAACCCAGTGCAGAAGAAAACTAGCATTCGCAGCACCACCCTGTTTGGGCTGTCGGTGGTGAAGGTGATTTTCGATGATGGCGTGGACGATGCCTTTGCCCGGGTGCAGGTGAACAACCTGCTCAGCCAGGCCGACCTCCCCGAGGGTGCTGACCCCGACGTGCAGCCGCCCTACGGCCCCACCGGCGAGATTTTCCGCTACACCCTCAAGAGCAAGGACAAAACCACCCGCGAGCTGAAAACCCTGCAGGACTGGGTGGTGGAGCGCAACCTGAAAGCCGTGCCCGGCGTGGCCGACGTGAACAGCTTCGGCGGCGAGGTGAAGGACTACGAAATTAGTGTGAACCCCGGCAAGCTCCAGGACCTGGGCCTTACCCCCCTCGACCTTTACAACGCCATCCAGCGCAGCAACATCAACGTGGGCGGCGACGTGATAAACGAGGGCCAGCAGAACTACGTGGTGCGCGGCATCGGCCTGCTCAACAACATCGGCGACATCAACAATACGGTTATCAAGAACGTGAATGGCGCGCCCATTCTGGTGAAGGACGTGGCTATTGTGCACGAGTCGGCGCTGCCGCGGCTGGGCCGGGTGGGCCGCGGCCTGAACGACGACGTGCTGGAAGGCATTGTGGTGATGCGCAAGGGCGAAAACCCCTCTGAGGTCATTGCTCGCCTCAAAGACAAAGTAGCTGACCTTAACGACAAGATTCTGCCCGCCGACGTGAAGATTAAAACCTTCTACGACCGGCAGCAGCTCATCGACTTCTCGACTGAAACCGTGATTCACAACCTGCTGGAAGGCATTGTGCTGGTGACGGTGATTGTGTTCGTGTTTATGGCCGACTGGCGCACCACGGTGGTGGTAAGCGTGATTATCCCGCTGGCTTTGCTGTTTGCCTTCATCTGCTTGCGGCTAAAAGGCATGTCGGCCAACCTACTCAGTATGGGCGCCATCGACTTCGGCATTATCATCGACGGGGCCGTGGTGATGGTGGAAGGGCTCTTTGTGGCCCTCGACCACAAGGCCCACAAAATGGGCATGGAGCGGTTCAACAAAGTCGCCAAGCTGGGCCTCATCAAGAAAACTGGCCGCGATATGGGCAAGGCCATTTTCTTCTCCAAGGCCATCATTATCACCGCGTTGCTACCCATATTTTCCTTCGAGAAAGTGGAAGGCAAGGTGTTCAGCCCGCTGGCCTGGACGCTGGGTTTTGCTCTGCTCGGCGCCCTGATTTTCACCCTCACGCTGGTGCCGGTACTGACTTCGATTCTGCTGAAAAAGAACGTGGTGGAGAAGGATAACTTTTTTGTGCGCGGTATCAACCGGGGCGCCCAGCGGTTCTTTTCCTTCACCTACGCCCGCAAAACTGCCAGCTTGTTGGTTGCCACCGTGGCCGTGGTGCTGGGCATGGGCGCCTTCCACTTCCTGGGTTCCGAGTTCCTTCCCGAGTTGAACGAGGGCTCCATCTACGTGCGGGCCCAGCTGCCGCTGAGCATCAGCCTCGATGAGTCGAACAAGCTCTGCAACGAGATGCGTCGGGTATTCCTGTCGTTCCCCGAGGTAGGCGACGTGGTGAGCCAGACCGGCCGCCCCAACGACGGCACCGACCCCACCGGCTTCTACAACAACGAGTTTCTGGTGCAACTGAAGCACACCCCCGCGGTGGAGGCCGAAATGAAGCACAAGGACAAGCGCGAAGCCCTGATTGAGCACATGAAGGAAAAGCTCAACCGCTTCCCCGGCGTGGATTTCAACTTCTCCCAGCCCATCACCGACAACGTGGAGGAAGCCGCCTCGGGCGTGAAAGGCTCCATTGCGGTGAAGATTTACGGCACCGACCTGAAGCTGATGGAGGAAAAAGCCCGCCAGGTGTACGGCATACTCAAAAAGGTAAAGGGCATCGACGACCTGGGCGTGCTGCGCAACATTGGTCAGCCCGAGCTGCACGTGGACCTGGACGAGCAGCGCATGGCCCAGTACGGCGTGAGCAAAGCCGACGCCAACGCGGTGCTGGAAATGGCCGTGGGCGGCAAGCAGGCCTCGCAGATGTACGAGGGCGAGCGGAAATTTCTCATCCGGGTGCGCTACCAGGAGCAGTTCCGCCAGACACCCGAGGAAATTGCCGCCCTCATGGTACCCACCCAAAACGGCACCACCATTCCCCTCTCCGAAATTGCCACCATCGGCGACGTCAACGGCCCCTCGCTCATCTACCGCGACGATAACCAGCGCTTCGCCGCCGTGAAGTTCAGCATCCGGGGCCGCGACATGGGCAGCACCATCGAGGAGGCCCAGAAAAAGGTAAACGCCGTGGTGAGCCTGCCCAAAGGTTACAGCATGAAATGGACCGGCGACTTCGAAAACCAGCGTCGCGCCACCCAGCGCCTCACGCAGGTAGTGCCGGTATCGTTGGCCCTCATCTTCTTCATCCTGTTTATCCTGTTCGGCAACCTGAAAGATGCCGGGCTGGTGCTCCTGAACGTGCCGTTTGCCATCATCGGCGGCATTGCGGCGTTGCTCATCACGCACACTAACTTCAGCATCTCGGCCGGTATCGGGTTCATTGCCCTGTTCGGTATCTGCATCCAGAACGGGGTGATTCTGATATCGGTATTCAAGCAGAACATGGTGCGCAAACTCAGCCTCGATACCAGCATCCACGAGGGCGTTACCAGCCGCGTCCGCCCCGTCGTCATGACCGCCCTGATGGCGACCATCGGCCTCATGCCCGCCGCCATGAGCACCGGCATCGGCTCCGAAACCTCCAAGCCCCTCGCCATTGTGGTTATCGGCGGCCTCATCACCGGCACCATCCTTACCCTGTTCATCTTCCCGCTGATATTCGAGCGCGCCTACTGCGCCCAACACACCCACTACGGCGACGACCCACAGCTGCACCCCGAGCGGCAACAAGCCGTACTGGCGCATTAG
- a CDS encoding formylglycine-generating enzyme family protein, which yields MKLLHPLQLTFLLLALPLTVAAQNNRPAAGTPALPEPPGTARVAENLFMDEAEVANLHWLEYLHFIRRDSALAFYRTQLPDSTGWQPVPDPEQATPPQSYFRAPAYRFHPATGITYEQARAYCHWRSVMVNKGYFQGAEFRKQHPELRDYDVTVEYRLPTEAEWTQAAAGNLPPGPRPFELVQTRSIRKPRPQKLAEYEDLVACLDAQHLAHPATETAYELPYNLRENFYLAGSNQVFYCAPVKEKFPLQSTTIGPPNGFGLQNIIGNVAEMTATKGLAKGGSFKTSVTELKLDSRQAYQGPQNWLGFRCIASVRMTKKAGK from the coding sequence ATGAAGCTGCTACATCCGCTCCAACTCACGTTTCTCCTGCTGGCGTTGCCGCTTACCGTGGCCGCTCAAAACAACCGCCCTGCTGCCGGCACGCCAGCTTTGCCCGAACCGCCCGGTACCGCCCGCGTAGCTGAAAACCTGTTCATGGATGAGGCCGAAGTAGCTAACCTACACTGGTTGGAGTATCTGCATTTTATCCGCCGCGACTCGGCGCTGGCCTTTTACCGGACGCAACTGCCGGATTCCACCGGCTGGCAACCTGTGCCCGACCCTGAGCAGGCCACCCCGCCCCAGTCCTACTTTCGGGCTCCGGCGTACCGCTTTCATCCAGCCACCGGAATTACGTATGAGCAGGCACGGGCCTACTGCCACTGGCGCAGTGTAATGGTAAACAAAGGCTATTTCCAGGGAGCCGAGTTCCGGAAGCAACACCCCGAGCTACGCGACTACGACGTAACGGTGGAATACCGCCTGCCCACGGAGGCCGAGTGGACGCAGGCAGCTGCAGGTAACCTGCCACCCGGTCCGCGCCCGTTTGAGCTGGTGCAAACCCGCTCCATCCGTAAGCCCCGGCCCCAGAAACTAGCGGAGTACGAAGACCTAGTCGCCTGCCTTGATGCGCAGCATCTGGCGCACCCGGCCACCGAAACGGCGTACGAGCTGCCCTATAACCTACGGGAAAACTTCTATCTGGCCGGGAGTAACCAGGTGTTTTACTGCGCGCCCGTCAAGGAAAAATTCCCTTTGCAGTCCACCACTATCGGCCCACCCAACGGCTTCGGGCTGCAAAACATCATCGGTAACGTAGCCGAAATGACCGCCACGAAAGGCCTCGCTAAAGGTGGCTCGTTCAAAACTTCCGTTACGGAGCTAAAGCTGGATTCGCGGCAGGCATATCAGGGCCCGCAGAACTGGCTGGGGTTCCGGTGTATTGCTAGTGTGCGCATGACCAAGAAAGCAGGCAAGTAA
- a CDS encoding transporter: MRTTTLLTAGALLLAGPARTLAQTTDPNATNGESPFVRLLRPDRPGQTVTTNMLYPGQFQLETGLTRAEAGGSVGYPGRTAWGSTLRVGFFNHIELRATQHYLLAPPATRLTDGAPTPYAGPNGFAPLNVGAKFLASSTQNARSQVVVLFDMNLRNGNASFGEKQFEPGGRLLVSQQLGQRFGLEGNFGFRQRGFKAEGTKQGQYLTTLALNGPIGPSTHFGFLAETYATWQRQQGWRPGLTSGLYYRPAPGLRLDVTAGHGLSTNAGGLTVGAGLAIRLGN, from the coding sequence ATGCGTACGACCACTCTGCTGACCGCCGGGGCTTTGCTTCTGGCCGGCCCGGCCCGCACCCTGGCCCAGACCACCGACCCCAACGCCACCAACGGCGAGTCGCCCTTTGTGCGCCTGCTCCGCCCCGACCGGCCCGGGCAGACCGTTACCACCAACATGCTGTATCCCGGCCAGTTTCAGCTGGAAACCGGCCTGACCCGCGCCGAAGCAGGCGGCAGCGTGGGCTACCCCGGGCGTACGGCTTGGGGCAGTACGCTGCGCGTGGGCTTCTTCAACCACATTGAACTGCGCGCCACGCAGCATTACCTGCTGGCTCCGCCCGCCACCCGCCTCACTGATGGCGCCCCAACTCCTTACGCCGGTCCGAATGGGTTTGCGCCGCTTAATGTAGGAGCCAAATTCCTGGCTTCCAGCACGCAGAATGCCCGCTCGCAGGTGGTTGTGCTCTTCGATATGAACCTGCGCAACGGCAACGCCAGCTTCGGAGAGAAGCAGTTTGAGCCCGGTGGGCGTTTGCTGGTTTCGCAACAGTTGGGGCAACGGTTTGGGCTGGAAGGCAACTTTGGCTTCCGGCAGCGCGGTTTCAAGGCCGAAGGCACCAAGCAAGGCCAGTACCTGACGACACTGGCCCTCAACGGCCCGATCGGACCATCCACCCATTTTGGCTTTCTGGCCGAAACCTATGCCACCTGGCAGCGGCAGCAGGGCTGGCGGCCGGGCCTCACCTCAGGCCTATACTACCGCCCCGCGCCCGGCCTGCGCCTCGATGTGACGGCTGGCCACGGCCTCAGTACCAACGCCGGCGGCCTGACCGTAGGAGCAGGCTTGGCCATAAGGCTGGGCAACTAG
- a CDS encoding alpha/beta hydrolase — protein sequence MKNVLRLLVLLLLLGPAARAATVDTVAIASAAMQRTYKAAVAVPASYSKNKKSRYPVLYLLHGAYGHFADWSSKTPDKTLIHRLADQYNLIIVMPEGETFSFYLDSPVNPGSQFETYITKDVIGAIDQRYRTVARKEGRVISGLSMGGHGALYLSGRHPELFAAAGSMSGALDMSITNRKLNPQEAQQRQSLFNPILGPETPAPSPYSANSVVNMTDKLYTNGLPLIIDCGVDDFLIEINREVHRRLVYNHTPHDYTERPGAHTWEYWQNALPYHVQFFQQVLEKGGVAVK from the coding sequence ATGAAAAACGTCCTACGCCTACTGGTGCTACTGCTGCTGCTGGGCCCCGCCGCCCGCGCCGCCACCGTCGATACCGTGGCCATTGCCAGTGCCGCCATGCAGCGCACCTACAAGGCCGCCGTGGCGGTGCCGGCCTCCTACTCCAAGAACAAGAAGTCCCGCTACCCTGTGCTCTACCTGCTGCACGGCGCCTACGGCCACTTCGCCGACTGGAGCAGCAAAACGCCCGACAAAACCCTCATCCACCGCCTCGCCGACCAGTACAACCTGATCATCGTCATGCCCGAGGGCGAAACGTTCAGCTTCTACCTCGACTCGCCGGTAAATCCCGGCAGCCAGTTTGAAACCTACATTACCAAGGACGTAATCGGGGCCATCGACCAGCGGTACCGCACCGTAGCGCGCAAAGAAGGCCGAGTTATTTCGGGTCTGTCGATGGGCGGGCACGGGGCTTTGTACCTCTCAGGGCGGCACCCGGAGCTGTTTGCGGCGGCCGGCAGCATGAGCGGCGCCCTGGACATGAGCATTACTAACCGCAAGCTGAACCCCCAGGAAGCCCAGCAGCGGCAGAGCCTGTTCAACCCCATCCTCGGCCCCGAAACACCCGCGCCCAGCCCATACAGCGCCAATTCGGTGGTCAACATGACCGATAAACTTTATACCAACGGCCTGCCCCTGATCATCGACTGCGGCGTGGACGACTTCCTCATCGAAATCAACCGCGAAGTGCACCGCCGCCTCGTGTACAACCACACCCCCCACGATTACACCGAGCGGCCCGGCGCCCACACCTGGGAATACTGGCAGAACGCGCTGCCCTACCACGTGCAGTTCTTCCAGCAAGTGCTGGAAAAGGGTGGGGTAGCGGTGAAGTAG
- a CDS encoding M1 family metallopeptidase, producing MTKAFLLSLGLLAAAPALAQQAPARPDSTVLQQYRESARKVNALVHTKLDVRFDYAKRQLIGKEWVTLQPFAYATDSLRLDAKGMDIKSVTMVNGTDTKTLKYRYNNEQLDIDLDRLYAPGQQYTVYLEYVAKPEELKAKGSAAITDAKGLYFINPDSTEAGKPRQIWTQGETESSSAWFPTIDRTNQKTTAEISMTVPARYVTLSNGALTAQKQNPDGTRTDTWKQELPHAPYLFMMAVGDFKIAKDTWRGKEVSYYLEPKYAPFAKQIFGNTPEMLEFFSQRLGVEYAWNKYAQVVVRDYVSGAMENTSATLHGEFLQKDARELLDAEYANGESVIAHELFHQWFGDLVTAESWSNLTVNESFADFSEALWAEHKYGQDAGDAHAYINMRNYLRSPKDAQKHLVRFHYADKEDMFDLVSYQKGGQILNMLRSHLGDDVFFGGLKKYLTDNKFGTGEAHQLRLALEAVSGQDLNWFFNQWYYGTGHPVVTIDYAYDAARKEQAVTIKQTQPGTVFQLPMAVDVYVNGKAQRHQVVMTQATETFRFPAASKPTLVNVDAEKVLLWQKTDNKPFAEFAYQFKNGPRYVDRREAVAAATALPPTDAAARQLLLSALNDKHTGLRMAALAGLKLDDKAVQKAAAPAIRKQLAQEKNTNVQAALLGALGRLKDKKDEKIFTKSLESQSYVVQGAALEGLAAVQPKAALARAKTLEPTAKGAVANAIASVYAEQGDASTWPYVRNRFDAAGPQDKFQLLESLVGYMTRLSDATVLNEGTERLQKLAVQYKKYGVDEPILQMLDKVKQSKPADQQATVQAAMDAIKKAE from the coding sequence ATGACCAAAGCTTTCCTCCTGAGCCTGGGGTTGCTGGCCGCCGCGCCCGCCCTGGCCCAGCAAGCCCCCGCCCGTCCTGATTCCACCGTCCTGCAGCAGTACCGCGAGTCGGCCCGCAAAGTCAACGCCCTGGTACACACCAAACTGGATGTGCGCTTCGATTACGCCAAACGCCAGCTTATCGGCAAGGAATGGGTAACGCTGCAGCCCTTTGCTTACGCCACCGACTCGCTGCGGCTCGATGCCAAAGGCATGGATATCAAATCGGTGACGATGGTGAACGGCACCGACACCAAGACCCTAAAGTACCGCTACAACAACGAGCAGCTCGACATTGACCTGGACCGCCTATATGCCCCCGGTCAGCAGTACACTGTGTATCTGGAGTACGTAGCCAAGCCCGAAGAGTTGAAGGCTAAAGGCAGCGCCGCTATTACCGATGCCAAGGGCCTGTATTTCATCAACCCTGACAGCACCGAGGCCGGCAAACCCCGCCAGATCTGGACCCAGGGCGAGACGGAAAGCTCCTCGGCCTGGTTCCCGACCATTGACCGTACCAACCAGAAAACTACCGCCGAAATCAGCATGACGGTGCCCGCGCGCTACGTCACGCTCAGCAACGGCGCTCTCACGGCCCAGAAGCAAAACCCCGACGGCACCCGCACCGACACTTGGAAGCAGGAGCTGCCCCACGCGCCTTACCTGTTCATGATGGCCGTGGGCGACTTCAAGATTGCCAAGGATACCTGGCGCGGTAAGGAAGTGAGCTATTATCTGGAGCCCAAGTACGCACCCTTCGCCAAGCAGATTTTCGGCAATACGCCCGAAATGCTGGAGTTTTTCTCCCAGCGCCTCGGCGTGGAGTACGCCTGGAACAAGTATGCCCAGGTGGTGGTGCGCGACTACGTGAGCGGAGCCATGGAAAACACCTCGGCCACACTGCACGGGGAGTTTTTGCAGAAGGATGCCCGTGAACTGCTGGATGCCGAGTACGCCAACGGCGAATCGGTCATTGCCCACGAGCTGTTCCACCAGTGGTTTGGCGACTTGGTAACGGCCGAAAGCTGGAGCAACCTGACGGTGAACGAGTCGTTTGCCGACTTCTCGGAAGCCCTCTGGGCCGAGCACAAGTACGGCCAGGACGCCGGTGATGCCCACGCCTACATAAACATGCGCAACTACCTGCGCAGCCCCAAAGACGCCCAGAAGCACCTCGTGCGCTTCCACTACGCCGACAAGGAGGACATGTTTGATCTGGTAAGCTACCAGAAGGGCGGCCAGATTCTGAACATGCTCCGCAGCCACCTCGGCGACGACGTGTTCTTCGGCGGCCTCAAAAAGTACCTGACCGATAACAAGTTCGGCACCGGCGAAGCCCATCAGCTGCGTTTGGCCCTGGAGGCCGTGTCGGGCCAGGATCTGAACTGGTTCTTTAACCAATGGTACTACGGCACCGGCCACCCCGTGGTGACTATTGATTACGCATATGATGCTGCCCGCAAGGAGCAGGCCGTCACCATCAAGCAAACCCAGCCCGGCACCGTTTTCCAGCTGCCGATGGCGGTGGATGTGTACGTGAATGGCAAAGCCCAGCGGCATCAGGTGGTCATGACCCAGGCCACCGAAACCTTCCGCTTCCCGGCTGCCAGCAAGCCTACCTTGGTAAACGTGGATGCCGAAAAGGTGCTGCTGTGGCAGAAAACCGATAACAAGCCTTTCGCCGAATTCGCCTACCAGTTCAAGAACGGCCCGCGCTACGTTGACCGGCGCGAAGCCGTGGCCGCTGCCACCGCCCTGCCCCCTACCGATGCTGCCGCCCGTCAGCTGTTGCTGTCGGCCCTAAACGACAAGCACACCGGCCTGCGCATGGCCGCTTTGGCCGGCCTCAAGCTCGATGATAAAGCCGTGCAGAAAGCCGCCGCGCCGGCTATTCGCAAGCAGTTGGCTCAGGAGAAAAACACCAACGTACAGGCTGCCTTGCTGGGAGCCCTCGGTCGGCTGAAGGATAAGAAGGACGAAAAAATCTTTACTAAATCCCTCGAAAGCCAGTCGTATGTAGTGCAGGGCGCAGCGCTGGAAGGCCTGGCCGCCGTGCAGCCCAAAGCTGCTCTGGCCCGCGCCAAAACCTTGGAGCCCACGGCCAAAGGAGCCGTGGCCAACGCCATTGCCAGCGTGTACGCCGAGCAGGGCGACGCCAGCACCTGGCCCTACGTGCGCAACCGCTTCGATGCGGCCGGACCGCAGGATAAGTTTCAGCTGCTGGAAAGTCTGGTGGGGTACATGACGCGTCTCTCCGATGCAACCGTGCTCAACGAAGGCACGGAGCGCCTGCAGAAACTGGCCGTGCAGTATAAAAAGTACGGCGTGGACGAGCCCATTCTGCAAATGCTGGACAAGGTGAAGCAGAGCAAGCCTGCCGACCAGCAGGCTACCGTACAGGCCGCCATGGACGCCATCAAGAAGGCTGAGTAA
- a CDS encoding EamA family transporter, giving the protein MWIVFSLLAALSAAVVVTLSKIGVKNLESSVAFAIQSVLIVTVAWSVVAWQGHLGQVQQIDRRTWLFLIAAGIITCASSLFSFQALKLGQASRTSSFDKISLVFSILLAVFFLKEKITWQVILGATLMAGGAVLIAFTKPAE; this is encoded by the coding sequence ATGTGGATTGTCTTTTCGTTGCTGGCAGCTTTGTCAGCAGCTGTAGTAGTGACGCTTTCCAAAATCGGGGTTAAAAACCTTGAATCCAGCGTGGCCTTCGCCATTCAGTCGGTACTGATTGTGACGGTAGCGTGGAGTGTGGTGGCATGGCAGGGCCATCTGGGGCAGGTACAGCAAATTGACCGCCGTACTTGGCTGTTTCTCATTGCAGCCGGCATTATTACCTGCGCCTCTTCGTTGTTCTCCTTTCAGGCCCTGAAACTAGGGCAGGCCTCCCGCACCTCGTCCTTCGACAAGATTTCGCTGGTATTTTCCATCCTGCTGGCCGTATTCTTCCTGAAGGAAAAAATAACCTGGCAAGTAATACTGGGAGCCACTCTAATGGCCGGCGGGGCTGTGCTGATTGCATTTACTAAGCCGGCAGAATAA